A single Gemmatimonadota bacterium DNA region contains:
- a CDS encoding HAMP domain-containing sensor histidine kinase — protein sequence MSSTTMFAVATGPIHSPPRSDSDELTFLLAAERARAEGLLNVLRLVIVVVLTVAALAYSTALPRPLRAANAAVLAPMLLWSVVLASFVPNRDGAYPHWLSAVAPIVDATAVTAIILCYGLLGSPSVALKAPITLVYFAILAARPIMGSARSTGITAACITAEYLAVLLILVQVAHVTLWSDPITAAASANVAILDEGMKLVLLAAAGVVATYVSAWHERVLRRALAAQIVRNTEQRDLSIRLQEADKLAALGTLAACVAHEVNSPLTAIALSAEMLGRGLTDPADREEATAIASDARRTATALHDLLAFARQGQTEPATVLLGDVVTRSVGTLRSLLRERRVTVERDAESSAVPVNGDASALERVVINLIINAAQAMESQTTERIIRIRVSGDGDTATLSVEDSGPGFLPGAVEHVFERFFTTKPAGKGTGLGLWMVSDIVTRHGGTISATDTGHGARFTVKLPVVGYSEGAEAAA from the coding sequence ATGTCCTCGACGACGATGTTTGCCGTGGCCACCGGCCCGATACACTCCCCTCCCCGCTCCGATAGCGACGAGCTGACCTTCCTGCTCGCCGCGGAGCGGGCTCGGGCCGAGGGGCTGCTGAACGTACTGCGGCTGGTGATCGTGGTCGTGCTGACTGTGGCGGCACTGGCCTACTCAACGGCCTTGCCACGCCCTCTGCGGGCCGCCAATGCAGCGGTTCTCGCTCCGATGCTGCTCTGGTCAGTGGTGCTGGCATCCTTCGTCCCCAACCGCGACGGTGCGTATCCTCACTGGCTGTCCGCCGTCGCCCCGATCGTCGACGCAACGGCCGTTACAGCGATCATCCTGTGCTATGGGCTGCTCGGCTCGCCGTCGGTCGCGCTCAAGGCGCCCATCACACTCGTCTACTTCGCAATATTGGCGGCACGCCCGATCATGGGATCGGCGCGGTCCACAGGAATTACCGCCGCCTGCATTACTGCTGAATATCTCGCGGTACTGTTGATACTGGTTCAAGTTGCGCACGTGACGCTATGGTCGGATCCGATCACGGCTGCCGCGTCAGCCAATGTGGCGATTCTGGACGAAGGGATGAAGCTGGTGCTCCTCGCCGCAGCCGGTGTAGTTGCCACTTATGTAAGTGCGTGGCACGAACGAGTGCTGCGGCGTGCGCTGGCCGCACAGATCGTGCGAAACACTGAACAACGCGACCTCTCGATTCGCCTTCAGGAGGCAGACAAGCTCGCAGCGCTTGGCACACTCGCCGCCTGCGTAGCGCACGAGGTGAACAGCCCCCTCACCGCGATCGCGCTGTCCGCGGAGATGCTCGGCCGCGGTCTCACGGATCCAGCCGATCGCGAGGAAGCCACCGCGATCGCCAGTGACGCGCGGCGCACCGCGACCGCGCTGCACGATCTTCTCGCCTTCGCACGCCAGGGCCAGACGGAGCCCGCTACAGTGCTGCTCGGCGACGTTGTTACGAGAAGCGTCGGGACTCTCCGGTCGCTCCTGCGCGAGCGCAGAGTGACCGTCGAGCGTGATGCCGAGAGTAGCGCGGTTCCGGTGAACGGCGACGCCAGCGCGCTCGAGCGCGTGGTGATCAATCTGATCATCAACGCAGCTCAGGCGATGGAATCGCAGACCACCGAGCGCATCATTCGGATTCGTGTCAGCGGCGACGGCGACACTGCGACGCTCTCAGTGGAAGACAGCGGACCCGGTTTCCTTCCCGGCGCGGTCGAGCATGTATTCGAGCGATTCTTCACGACCAAACCGGCCGGCAAGGGAACCGGACTTGGCCTGTGGATGGTGTCCGACATCGTGACCAGACATGGCGGTACGATCTCTGCTACGGATACTGGTCACGGTGCCCGCTTCACCGTGAAACTTCCTGTGGTCGGTTACAGCGAAGGCGCCGAGGCCGCTGCGTAG
- a CDS encoding response regulator, translating into MNTDEASALVLVVERDPNVRELESFFLNEAGFAVDFAEDGVAALQLARERRPAIIVTEIMVPKLDGLALCRAVKEDPELADTVVLVFSILAAHGRARDAGADAFLIKPLAEQRLVQTVRELLERRAATSPHTAPGTQPGQLR; encoded by the coding sequence GTGAATACAGACGAAGCAAGCGCGTTGGTCCTGGTTGTTGAACGCGACCCCAACGTGCGTGAGCTCGAGTCCTTTTTTCTCAACGAAGCTGGTTTCGCGGTGGACTTTGCCGAAGACGGCGTCGCCGCATTGCAGCTCGCACGTGAGAGGCGGCCCGCGATCATTGTCACCGAGATCATGGTTCCCAAGCTGGATGGTCTGGCGTTGTGCCGGGCTGTCAAGGAGGACCCCGAACTTGCCGACACCGTCGTGCTCGTGTTCAGCATTCTCGCCGCACATGGGCGTGCGCGCGACGCCGGCGCGGATGCGTTTCTGATCAAGCCACTGGCCGAGCAACGGCTGGTTCAAACTGTTCGTGAGTTGCTGGAGAGGAGAGCCGCAACATCTCCTCATACCGCACCAGGGACGCAACCGGGACAGCTTCGATGA
- a CDS encoding DUF885 family protein yields the protein MTVKLAFVGMLALATACSPASETRATQRTNYADLVALFHDWRTFEQPKIVDGAPDYSVAAMTAQHTELARYQRRLAAMDTTGWTTPQQVDYNIVRAEMNGLDFSHRVLRPWARNPSFYVYYFPSRSDQPAREGTVVSGAIEMWMYTFPLSPASADSLAVRLRTIPKLLKAARVNLDGNAKDLWNYGIADIKAQSSALAALSARVATTNPGVASAAQQARTATDEFAAWLEQQAPSKTGPSGVGVDNYNWYLKNVQLVPYTWAEEEVLMRRELSRSRASLKLEEDRNRKLPPLVPISDSATYVHRFNAAVTEYMNFLRDHDVLTVQPYMDPALRARIGRYRPADRPREFFDEVSYRDPMIMLTHDFHWFDLARMAAQPHPDPIRRDALLYNTFVTRTEGFATAFEEMMMREGFVDTHPRSNELIYVLVAERAARALGDLHLQSNEFTMDQAKKFASEWTPRGWLRVDGETVTGEQHLYLQQPAYGTSYIMGKIQFDELLDERAKQLGDAYSTKRFMDEFIDAGLIPMSLIRWELTGNADQIRAMTRPDSARSH from the coding sequence ATGACTGTGAAACTGGCATTTGTGGGAATGCTCGCGCTCGCGACAGCATGTTCGCCCGCGAGCGAGACGCGAGCTACGCAACGCACCAACTATGCGGATCTCGTAGCGCTGTTCCATGACTGGCGCACGTTCGAGCAGCCAAAGATCGTCGACGGCGCGCCAGATTATTCCGTGGCGGCGATGACCGCGCAGCACACCGAGCTCGCACGGTACCAGCGTCGTCTCGCTGCCATGGATACCACTGGCTGGACCACTCCACAGCAGGTGGATTACAACATCGTGCGCGCGGAGATGAACGGGCTGGACTTCAGTCACCGCGTGCTGAGGCCCTGGGCGAGAAACCCATCGTTCTACGTTTATTACTTCCCTTCACGAAGCGATCAGCCGGCGCGCGAAGGCACCGTAGTGTCAGGCGCGATCGAGATGTGGATGTACACGTTCCCCTTGTCGCCAGCGAGCGCGGACAGCCTTGCAGTGCGGCTGCGGACGATTCCGAAGCTGCTCAAGGCAGCCCGGGTCAATCTCGACGGCAACGCCAAGGATCTGTGGAATTACGGCATCGCCGACATCAAGGCGCAGAGTAGCGCGCTCGCGGCATTGTCTGCAAGGGTCGCGACGACCAACCCCGGCGTCGCCTCCGCGGCGCAACAGGCTCGCACAGCAACCGACGAATTTGCCGCGTGGCTGGAGCAGCAGGCGCCATCCAAGACGGGTCCGTCCGGAGTGGGAGTCGACAATTACAACTGGTACCTGAAGAACGTCCAGCTCGTGCCGTACACGTGGGCCGAGGAAGAAGTACTGATGCGTCGAGAGCTGTCGCGTTCGCGTGCCTCGCTCAAGCTCGAGGAAGACAGGAACCGCAAGCTCCCGCCCCTTGTTCCCATCTCGGACTCGGCGACCTACGTCCATCGCTTCAACGCCGCCGTGACGGAGTACATGAACTTCCTGCGTGATCATGACGTCCTTACGGTCCAGCCGTACATGGACCCGGCGCTGCGCGCGAGAATCGGTCGTTATCGTCCGGCGGACAGGCCGCGCGAGTTCTTCGACGAGGTTTCGTACCGCGATCCGATGATCATGCTCACGCACGACTTCCACTGGTTCGATCTCGCGAGAATGGCGGCCCAGCCGCATCCGGATCCAATAAGACGCGACGCGTTGCTCTACAACACCTTTGTCACACGCACCGAAGGGTTTGCCACCGCGTTCGAAGAGATGATGATGCGGGAAGGTTTCGTGGACACGCATCCGCGGTCGAACGAGCTCATCTACGTGCTGGTGGCCGAACGCGCGGCACGCGCACTGGGCGATCTGCACCTGCAGAGCAACGAGTTCACAATGGATCAGGCCAAGAAGTTCGCATCCGAGTGGACGCCGCGGGGTTGGCTGCGAGTGGATGGTGAGACGGTCACCGGTGAACAGCACCTGTATCTGCAGCAACCGGCGTATGGTACGAGTTACATCATGGGGAAGATCCAGTTCGACGAGCTGCTCGATGAACGCGCGAAACAGCTTGGCGATGCCTACTCGACCAAACGCTTCATGGACGAGTTCATCGATGCCGGATTGATACCGATGTCGCTGATCCGCTGGGAGCTTACCGGCAACGCCGATCAGATCAGGGCAATGACACGGCCCGACTCGGCGCGGTCGCATTAG
- a CDS encoding Xaa-Pro peptidase family protein, producing the protein MKSGTHAFERMRKVCSNLAVATLGLLCLSSSLQAQPVIGRIFPASEFAARRAAVMKSIGDGVAIIQGTTERPGEQPLRQNNEFYYLTGVIEPRAILMIDGRTRKSTLFLSPTSEKRELSMFGPSLIPGDSAEKDTGIESVVERDKFGPALIAAGTAGRQIFTPFRAEVLGSASAADPVALARATKADPWDGRDSREEAFQQKMKAAAPAIEIRNLDPIIDTLRAIKSPREIEIIREATNIAGLGIMEAMRDAKPGMHEYELQADAEFVFKKHGSYGPAYFALIATGKNTYYTHYHKDTAILQDGDLVQFDYAPDYNYYTSDVTRIFPANGKFTARQKEMYTIYLRLYQALMTSIKPYVSANDIAQEAVGKMEKIVANYKFSDSKIKDAANSFIDLYRGKTVRALGHTVGMSVHDTPYAGATLQPGEIFTIEPEMRIPDEHLGFRLEDMLLITKTGYVNMSGFVPVEVADIEKLMAQRGLSDAALKLPAAK; encoded by the coding sequence ATGAAATCTGGGACGCATGCATTCGAGCGTATGCGGAAGGTGTGCAGCAACCTGGCAGTCGCAACACTCGGGTTGCTCTGCCTGTCGTCGAGCTTGCAGGCACAGCCGGTGATCGGCCGCATCTTTCCCGCGAGTGAGTTTGCCGCGCGCCGCGCCGCTGTCATGAAGTCGATCGGCGACGGCGTCGCGATCATTCAGGGCACCACGGAGCGGCCCGGCGAGCAGCCCTTGCGTCAGAACAACGAATTCTATTATCTGACCGGCGTCATCGAGCCTCGTGCGATCCTCATGATCGACGGACGCACTAGAAAGTCGACGCTGTTCCTGAGTCCGACCAGCGAAAAGCGCGAGCTCTCCATGTTCGGGCCTTCGCTCATACCAGGCGATTCCGCAGAGAAGGATACCGGCATCGAGTCCGTCGTGGAGCGGGACAAGTTCGGGCCCGCGCTCATCGCGGCCGGCACTGCAGGACGACAGATCTTCACGCCGTTCCGTGCGGAAGTGCTTGGAAGTGCATCGGCCGCCGATCCGGTCGCGCTGGCTCGCGCAACCAAGGCCGATCCGTGGGACGGCCGCGATTCGCGCGAGGAAGCATTCCAGCAGAAGATGAAGGCTGCAGCACCCGCGATCGAGATCAGGAACCTGGATCCGATCATCGACACTCTCCGCGCGATCAAGAGTCCACGCGAGATCGAGATCATTCGCGAGGCCACCAATATCGCCGGCCTCGGCATCATGGAAGCCATGCGTGACGCGAAACCCGGAATGCACGAGTACGAGCTACAGGCGGATGCGGAGTTCGTGTTCAAGAAGCACGGTTCGTATGGTCCGGCCTACTTCGCACTGATAGCGACGGGAAAGAACACGTACTACACGCACTACCACAAGGATACCGCGATATTGCAGGATGGCGATCTGGTGCAGTTCGACTACGCGCCCGACTACAACTACTACACGTCGGACGTCACGCGGATCTTCCCCGCAAACGGCAAATTCACTGCCCGGCAAAAGGAGATGTACACCATCTACCTCCGGCTGTATCAGGCGCTGATGACGTCCATCAAGCCCTACGTGTCCGCCAACGACATTGCGCAGGAAGCAGTCGGGAAGATGGAAAAGATCGTTGCCAACTACAAGTTCAGCGACAGCAAGATCAAGGATGCGGCAAATTCGTTCATCGATCTCTACCGCGGGAAGACGGTACGCGCCCTCGGTCATACTGTCGGAATGTCGGTTCACGACACGCCCTATGCTGGCGCGACTCTTCAACCGGGCGAGATCTTCACCATCGAGCCGGAGATGCGGATTCCCGACGAACATCTCGGATTCCGGCTTGAAGACATGCTGCTGATCACGAAGACGGGATATGTGAACATGTCCGGATTCGTGCCCGTCGAAGTTGCCGACATCGAGAAGCTGATGGCGCAGCGCGGCCTGAGCGACGCCGCGCTCAAGCTTCCAGCGGCAAAGTAG